The Epilithonimonas zeae genome contains the following window.
GGAAAAACGGGCTGGATGGATTTGATATAATTTTTACCCAAAGCATCTGCGGGGAAAATCTTTACCAATCGAAGTCCGTTTTGAAAAGCCAGATTAACATCAGAAGGCGTAAAACATCCTGGAATTAAATTGATATTTTTTGAGACTGAATGTTTTACAAGTTCTTCACTGATGACAGGTGTAATGATGAAATCTGCTTTTGCATTGGCATAATCATCCATTTCCTTTATATTTTTCACAGTTCCGATTCCTAATAAAAGTTCCGGAAATTCGGTAGTGGAAATATCTTTCAGTTTTGTAAAGTTTTCCAAAGCTTGAATACCTCGATTCGTGTATTCTATCACACGGATTCCTGCTTCGTACAAGGCTTTTACGGTATTTTTTGAAAACTCAAACGATTCGTTGTAGAACAACGGAACGATTTTCTGGTCTTTTATTTTTTGTATGATTGGATTCATAGTTTTTCGATATTTATAGATTTATCGATGGTGTCACCTTTTACAAATAGTTTACTGAAGGCCACTTTTGTTGCATCTTCCAAAATCTGCTGTGAAGAATTTCCTTTGATTTTTCCGTGAATTAATGCTGCCATAAATGAATCGCCACTTCCTACTCTTTCCAAAATCTTATCAGAATAATATTGCTCAGAAACTAAAAGTTGGTTAGTGAACAAAGTCGCATAATAATTCACTTTTTTGCCTTTTGTAAATCTAAAAGTGTTGGCAATCAATTCTACATTCGGATATTGTTTCTGAATTTCTAACGCTGATTTTTCGGCTTGCTTTAAAAGATTTTCATCATCAAAATTTTCGTTCAGTTCATATTCAATCGGGATTTCAAGAAACTGCTGAATCGACCAGATATTTCCCATCAACACATTCACGAAAGGCATCATTTTTCTGACTAATTCTGATGGATTTCTTCCTTGCCATAGCGCTGCGCGGTAATTTAAATCCAAAGAAACCGTGATATTTCTCTTTGCAGCTTCACTCATTAAATCGATACATTTCTGGTAAGCATTTTCGCTTAAAGCTGGTGTGATTGTACTGATGTGAAGCCATTTAACCTCAGAAAAAATTTCATCAAAACTAAATTCAGAAAAATCTGACTGTGTAAAAACCGATGGAGAACGGTCATAAACAACCGAAGCATTCTGCATATCGCCATCCGATGAAAGATAAAAAGTTCCGATTCTGCCATTGCTTTTCTCTGCTAAAACTTCAATTCCTTTATTTTGAAGCTGAATTTCCAATTGATTTCCGACAAAATTTTCCGGTAAAGCTGAAAGTAATTTAACAGGGTTCTGCCATTGAGCAAGTGCGGAAGCCACGTTATATTCTGCGCCGCCAAGGAAGATTTTCATAGCCTGTTCATTCAGCCAGTTTCCTTCGGAATCCGGTGCAAAATGAAGAAGCAATTCTCCGAAACACAATATTTTATTAGAGCTGGAATTCATTTTTTAAAATTCAAAATAGTTTTTGGTGTTGTGATAACAGATATCCTGAATGATTTTTCCTATCCATTCTTCGTCATTGGGAAGCAATCCTCTTTCCATCTCGCTGCCAAACATATTGCACAACAATCTCCTGAAATAATCGTGTCTTGAGAATGACAACAAGCTTCTTGAATCGGTCAACATTCCGACAAAAGTGCTAATGAGACCGATGTTGGAAAGCGTGTTCATCTGTTTTTTCATTCCGTCTAATTGGTCGAGAAACCACCAGGCTGCACCAAACTGTACTTTGGATTTAATTCCGCTTTCATTAAAATTACCGGCAAGGGTCGCCAAAACTTCATTAAAAGTGGGATTAAGGTTGTAAATAATTGTTTTAGTAAGCTGTCCGGTAGAATTTAATTCATCCAAAAGAACACTTAATCTTTGTGCAAAATATTGTTCGCCAATGGCATCATAACCAGCATTAATTCCAATTTTGCTCAGCATTTGAGAATTGTTATTTCTGGTTGCGCCCACGTGAAACTGTTGAGCCCAACCTTGTTCATTGTACATCTTGCAAAGTTCTTTCAGCAAGTAACCACACAACGCTTCAGGATTTGAAAAACTGGGTCTGTTTCCCTTTAAAAACTCTGAAAATTCGGTTTCAAGATTTTGATTCCAAATGGTTGTATCTGGAAAATATTCGAAGCCGTGATCTGCCACTTTCGCTCCGTTTTCTGCAAAATAATTAATTCTTGATTGTAGCGCATTCAGCAAATCTGAAGCAGAATTAATTTCAATTCCGGAAACTTTTTCAAGTTTTTTAATTGCAGATAAATATTGTTCAGTATTGATGATGTTAATGTAAGCATCCGGACGAAAAGCAGGTAAAACAGCGGTCTCGAAACTACTGTCTTTCAAAGCTTTATGATATACCAAATCGTCTGATGGGTCGTCTGTTGTGCAAAGTGCTTCCACCTTAAAATTTTTGATGATAGATTGCGGCAGAAATTCTGATGTCTGAAGACTTGCATTCATCTGACTGTAAACAGATTCTGCATTTTTCATCGAAAGATATTCTTTGATTCCGAAAGGATTTTTGAGCTCGAGGTGAGTCCAGTGAAATAATGGATTCCGAAGCGTGTTGGGTACCACTTCTGACCATTTTTTAAATTTTTCTAAGTCTGAGGCATTGCCGGAAATGAATTTTTCATCAATCCCAAAATTCCGCATTGCACGCCATTTGTAATGGTCGCCATCCAGCCAGATGGCTGTTGGAGAACGGAAATTCTGATTATTTGAAATCACGTCAGGCTCAAGATGATTATGGTAATCAATAATCGGTATCTCTTTCGCATATCCAAAATAGAGATTTTCCGCCTTTGCCGATTCCAGCAAAAATGATTCTCCGAAAACTCCTTTATTTTTAATGGAATGAGTCATTATTTAATCTAAAAAACTGATTTTTATTTTGTGAAAATCTTTAAAAACAAGACCTTAACTATGAGAAAAATTTATTAAGGCCCTGCTTACTGTATAAAGAAAATAATACTTAATTTAAACACCACTGAATGCGCTAAAACCGCCATCCACAGGTAATAATGCGCCTGTTATAAAACTTGCGGCATCGGAACAAAGAAACTGGACAGCTCCATTCAGTTCTTCCACTTCACCAAATCTTTGCATTGGTGTTTTGGCAATCACTTTTTTGCTTCTGTCCGTTAAAGAACCATCTGGATTCAACAAAATAGCACGGTTCTGGTCACCGATGAAAAATCCCGGGGCAACAGCATTCACACGGATTTTGTCTCCGAATTTCAGTGCCAAATCTGAAGCTAACCATTGTGTAAAGTTTGTAATTGCTGATTTTGCCGCTGAATATCCCGCCACTCTTGTAATAGCCGAATAAGCGGCCATTGAAGAAATATTAACAATGCTGCCGCTTCCCTGTTCAGCCATCACTTTTCCGAACACGTAACTTGGATAAACCGTTCCGTTGATATTGAGATCAGTGACCTCATCCCATCCCTTCATATTAATATCGAAAAAAGATTGTTCAGGAGATAAAGTTGCTGTGGGAATATTTCCGCCCGCAATATTCAGCAGAATGTCTATTCTACCATACTTTTCGATGATTTTTTTCGAAGCAGCTTCAAGGCTTTCGATGTTCATTACATTGGCTTCCACGGCAAATGCGTCACCTCCTGAATCTGCGAGCTCCTTTACACGGGAATCCAGAGTTTCCTGATTTCTGCCTACCGCAACAATTTTAGCTCCGGCTTCGATGAAACTTTTCGCCAAACTTCCTCCCAAAACGCCGGAAGCGCCTGTGATGACCGCTACTTTATCTTTTATGCTGAATATTTCGTTCATTTTTTACTTTTTAAAATGATTGCAAATTTTAAATTTATTTTTTTTGCAATTCTGATTGTACTGTTGCCATCACGCCTTCAATTTGACCTAAAGCCAACATTCTTCCTAAGAACGAGTAACCTGGATTGTACCCTTTGTCAACGTCTTCTGTCAACAATCTTCCGTGGTCTATCCTCATTGGTAAATCCGGATTTTCTTTTTCGAAAACTCTGATAACGTCAATCAGTTTTCCTCTTCCGCCTAAATGATGAGCCTCGATAAAATCTCCGTTTTCAAAAACATTGGTACTTCTGAGGTGAACAAATTTAGTTCTGTGGGCATATTTTTGAGCTAATTTCGGAACATCGTTCTGAAGATTGGCACTTAGAGAACCTGCGCAGAATGTCAGTCCGTTGTGTGGATTATCGACAGCATTCAAAAACCAATCGATATCGTCTTCGTTGGTCACGATTCTTGGCAAACCAAGCAAAGCAAATGGTGGGTCGTCCGGATGCACACACATTTGGATGTTCCACTCTTCGCAAACCGGCATTATTTTTTCGAGGAAATATTTTAAATTTTCACGAAGTTGATTTTTATCAATTCCGTCATACAATGCCAATAAACTATTGAACTTTTCTACCGGATTTAAGTCGCCTTCTTTGATATTTCCATTGACAAATCCCTGCGTTTTCACAATGACCGAATCTATCAAATCATTGTTATCGGCTTCTGTAAGCGTATTTTTTAATTCCTCAACTTTTTTGAGAATTTCAGGTGTATAATCTTTTTCTGCTCCGTCTCTTTTCAGAATATGAATTTCAAAATAGGCGAATTTGGCCTTATCAAAATATAAAGATGATGAACCGTCTTCCCACTCGTGAAAAAGGTCTGTTCTGGCCCAATCGAGAACCGGCATAAAGTTGTAACAAACTGTTGTCACGCCTGCTTTACCGAGATTTTCAAGACTTTTGATATAATTTTCTATCAGTTGGTCTCTGTCGTTTCCTCCGTATTTGATAGACTCGCTCACAGCAAGGCTTTCAACTACAGACCAGC
Protein-coding sequences here:
- the uxaC gene encoding glucuronate isomerase; this translates as MTHSIKNKGVFGESFLLESAKAENLYFGYAKEIPIIDYHNHLEPDVISNNQNFRSPTAIWLDGDHYKWRAMRNFGIDEKFISGNASDLEKFKKWSEVVPNTLRNPLFHWTHLELKNPFGIKEYLSMKNAESVYSQMNASLQTSEFLPQSIIKNFKVEALCTTDDPSDDLVYHKALKDSSFETAVLPAFRPDAYINIINTEQYLSAIKKLEKVSGIEINSASDLLNALQSRINYFAENGAKVADHGFEYFPDTTIWNQNLETEFSEFLKGNRPSFSNPEALCGYLLKELCKMYNEQGWAQQFHVGATRNNNSQMLSKIGINAGYDAIGEQYFAQRLSVLLDELNSTGQLTKTIIYNLNPTFNEVLATLAGNFNESGIKSKVQFGAAWWFLDQLDGMKKQMNTLSNIGLISTFVGMLTDSRSLLSFSRHDYFRRLLCNMFGSEMERGLLPNDEEWIGKIIQDICYHNTKNYFEF
- a CDS encoding bifunctional 4-hydroxy-2-oxoglutarate aldolase/2-dehydro-3-deoxy-phosphogluconate aldolase, encoding MNPIIQKIKDQKIVPLFYNESFEFSKNTVKALYEAGIRVIEYTNRGIQALENFTKLKDISTTEFPELLLGIGTVKNIKEMDDYANAKADFIITPVISEELVKHSVSKNINLIPGCFTPSDVNLAFQNGLRLVKIFPADALGKNYIKSIQPVFPGMNFMPTGGVNADVEDINEWFKGGAIAVGLGSSLVKSDLNEEKLTEKVKNLLQQLNEN
- the uxuA gene encoding mannonate dehydratase, producing MEKTWRWFGKKDKIKLQTLRQIGVEGIVSALHDIPNGEIWSLEAVNYYKNYIESHGLRWSVVESLAVSESIKYGGNDRDQLIENYIKSLENLGKAGVTTVCYNFMPVLDWARTDLFHEWEDGSSSLYFDKAKFAYFEIHILKRDGAEKDYTPEILKKVEELKNTLTEADNNDLIDSVIVKTQGFVNGNIKEGDLNPVEKFNSLLALYDGIDKNQLRENLKYFLEKIMPVCEEWNIQMCVHPDDPPFALLGLPRIVTNEDDIDWFLNAVDNPHNGLTFCAGSLSANLQNDVPKLAQKYAHRTKFVHLRSTNVFENGDFIEAHHLGGRGKLIDVIRVFEKENPDLPMRIDHGRLLTEDVDKGYNPGYSFLGRMLALGQIEGVMATVQSELQKK
- a CDS encoding sugar kinase; translated protein: MNSSSNKILCFGELLLHFAPDSEGNWLNEQAMKIFLGGAEYNVASALAQWQNPVKLLSALPENFVGNQLEIQLQNKGIEVLAEKSNGRIGTFYLSSDGDMQNASVVYDRSPSVFTQSDFSEFSFDEIFSEVKWLHISTITPALSENAYQKCIDLMSEAAKRNITVSLDLNYRAALWQGRNPSELVRKMMPFVNVLMGNIWSIQQFLEIPIEYELNENFDDENLLKQAEKSALEIQKQYPNVELIANTFRFTKGKKVNYYATLFTNQLLVSEQYYSDKILERVGSGDSFMAALIHGKIKGNSSQQILEDATKVAFSKLFVKGDTIDKSINIEKL
- a CDS encoding SDR family oxidoreductase, which codes for MNEIFSIKDKVAVITGASGVLGGSLAKSFIEAGAKIVAVGRNQETLDSRVKELADSGGDAFAVEANVMNIESLEAASKKIIEKYGRIDILLNIAGGNIPTATLSPEQSFFDINMKGWDEVTDLNINGTVYPSYVFGKVMAEQGSGSIVNISSMAAYSAITRVAGYSAAKSAITNFTQWLASDLALKFGDKIRVNAVAPGFFIGDQNRAILLNPDGSLTDRSKKVIAKTPMQRFGEVEELNGAVQFLCSDAASFITGALLPVDGGFSAFSGV